The Catenuloplanes niger genome includes a window with the following:
- a CDS encoding LacI family DNA-binding transcriptional regulator: MVKPAPRRVTIVDVARHAQVSTTAVSKVLRNAYGASPAMRAKVQQAMTELGYRPHAAARGLRGQTYTIGVMLPELRNLFFADILDGITAQLGDTDYQVLLAPGCNGEKAEARVIDAMIDRSMDGLVLIAPVSARSRLNEVARTVPTVVVGRHGSSPAYDTVTDDDIAGAALVVDHLVSLGHRRIAHIEHHETDRVRLAEMPNAQRARGYRDAMIAHGLEDEIDIASTSYTHDGGHLGARQLLDRPRRPTAIFAGADVVALGALEAVAEAGLTVPGDISVASYDNSALASFGPISLTSVDQDGRQMGVDAARLLVDRITDRQRRTAQVTLSPTLVVRRTTAAVEAAQ; the protein is encoded by the coding sequence GTGGTCAAGCCCGCGCCCCGACGCGTCACCATCGTCGACGTCGCGCGCCACGCCCAGGTGTCCACCACCGCCGTGTCCAAGGTGCTGCGCAACGCCTACGGCGCCAGCCCGGCCATGCGCGCCAAGGTGCAGCAGGCGATGACGGAGCTCGGCTACCGGCCGCACGCCGCCGCACGCGGGCTGCGCGGGCAGACGTACACCATCGGCGTGATGCTCCCCGAGCTGCGCAACCTGTTCTTCGCCGACATCCTCGACGGGATCACCGCCCAGCTCGGCGACACCGACTACCAGGTACTGCTCGCGCCCGGCTGCAACGGCGAGAAGGCCGAGGCCCGGGTCATCGACGCGATGATCGACCGCAGCATGGACGGCCTCGTCCTCATCGCCCCGGTCTCGGCCCGGAGCCGCCTGAACGAGGTGGCCCGCACCGTACCGACCGTGGTCGTCGGCCGGCACGGCTCCTCCCCCGCCTACGACACCGTCACCGACGACGACATCGCCGGCGCCGCCCTGGTCGTCGACCACCTCGTCAGCCTCGGCCACCGCCGCATCGCGCACATCGAACACCACGAGACCGACCGGGTCCGCCTCGCCGAGATGCCCAACGCCCAGCGTGCCCGCGGCTACCGCGACGCGATGATCGCCCATGGCCTCGAGGACGAGATCGACATCGCCTCCACCAGCTACACCCATGACGGCGGACACCTCGGCGCCCGGCAGCTGCTCGACCGGCCGCGCCGCCCGACCGCGATCTTCGCGGGTGCCGACGTCGTCGCCCTCGGCGCCCTCGAGGCGGTCGCCGAGGCCGGGCTGACGGTGCCCGGCGACATCTCGGTCGCCAGCTACGACAACAGTGCCCTCGCCTCGTTCGGGCCGATCTCGCTGACCAGCGTCGACCAGGACGGCCGGCAGATGGGCGTCGACGCAGCCCGCCTGCTCGTCGACCGGATCACCGACCGGCAACGCCGCACGGCCCAGGTGACGCTGTCACCCACGCTGGTCGTCCGGCGCACCACCGCGGCCGTCGAGGCGGCGCAGTGA
- a CDS encoding carbohydrate ABC transporter permease — protein MNRYSRRTLVLEMVMIFVALIFAFPVYVLVNLAVRDPSDTSSPVSPTTSPTLDNFTQAWQEGGLGGALINSVVVTAVSVVIILAVSSLAAYPLARSTARWSRGTFLLIMLGLILPFQLAALPLYQTVRDLGLLGSIWSLVLFYAGLQVPFTTFLYVGFLRALPRDFEEAATLDGCGPLSAFRYVVLPMLKPITVTALVLNTVSVWNDFFTPLLYLSGSTQQTMPVAVAGFVGQFVSDWNLIFAALLISIVPVLAVYLALQRSIINGFAGGLKG, from the coding sequence ATGAACCGCTACTCACGCCGTACCCTCGTGCTCGAAATGGTCATGATCTTCGTGGCCCTGATCTTCGCCTTCCCGGTCTACGTGCTGGTCAACCTCGCGGTCCGGGACCCCTCGGACACCTCGTCGCCGGTCAGCCCGACCACCTCACCGACGCTCGACAACTTCACCCAGGCCTGGCAGGAGGGCGGCCTCGGCGGTGCCCTGATCAACAGCGTCGTGGTGACCGCGGTGAGCGTCGTGATCATCCTCGCGGTGTCGTCGCTGGCCGCCTACCCGCTCGCCCGGTCCACCGCGCGCTGGTCCCGCGGCACGTTCCTGCTGATCATGCTCGGCCTGATCCTGCCGTTCCAGCTCGCCGCCCTGCCGCTCTACCAGACGGTTCGCGACCTCGGACTGCTCGGCTCGATCTGGTCGCTGGTGCTGTTCTACGCCGGCCTGCAGGTGCCGTTCACGACGTTCCTCTACGTCGGCTTCCTGCGTGCGCTGCCGCGCGACTTCGAGGAGGCCGCCACCCTCGACGGCTGCGGGCCGCTGAGCGCCTTCCGGTACGTCGTCCTGCCGATGCTCAAGCCGATCACCGTGACCGCGCTCGTGCTCAACACCGTCAGCGTGTGGAACGACTTCTTCACCCCGCTGCTGTACCTGTCCGGCAGCACCCAGCAGACCATGCCGGTCGCGGTGGCCGGCTTCGTCGGGCAGTTCGTCTCCGACTGGAACCTCATCTTCGCCGCCCTGCTGATCAGCATCGTCCCGGTCCTCGCGGTCTACCTGGCCCTGCAGCGCAGCATCATCAACGGATTCGCCGGAGGACTCAAAGGATGA
- a CDS encoding substrate-binding domain-containing protein, which yields MPEGPAVARRVTIVDVACRAGVSTTAVSRTLLARQHPPTAVFAGADVVAPGVLDALTEAGRSVPGDVSVPGDVSVPGDVSVAGYDNIALAAFRAISPTTVDQDGHRIGVTAAEPLLAHRRAGPGERAGEALPHRGPAGMTAPPR from the coding sequence ATGCCCGAAGGACCCGCCGTCGCCCGACGGGTGACGATCGTCGACGTGGCCTGCCGGGCGGGCGTGTCGACCACCGCGGTGTCGCGGACGCTGCTCGCGCGGCAACACCCGCCCACCGCCGTCTTCGCGGGCGCGGACGTCGTCGCCCCGGGCGTCCTCGACGCCCTCACCGAGGCCGGCCGGTCCGTGCCCGGCGACGTGTCCGTGCCCGGCGACGTGTCCGTGCCCGGCGACGTCTCCGTCGCCGGATACGACAACATCGCCCTGGCCGCGTTCCGCGCGATCTCCCCGACGACCGTGGACCAGGACGGGCACCGCATCGGTGTCACCGCGGCAGAGCCGCTGCTCGCGCATCGCCGAGCCGGCCCGGGCGAGCGCGCGGGTGAAGCTCTCCCCCACCGCGGTCCCGCGGGCATGACAGCCCCACCGCGCTGA
- a CDS encoding alpha/beta hydrolase codes for MSKAVVLVHGAWHGPSCWQPLVDALAGVDVRTVDLPSSGTDPAALGGLAEDAAEITRVLAGIDGPSIVVAHSYGGAPVTQAVEAGSGVEHIVYVSALQLDAGESLLGLTGGQVPPYWREHDGYVTVETAEQIFYDDLTPERTATALAGLRLQSRSSLEQPVTRAAWREVPSSYVVCSDDRSFPPQAQEMLAHRADTVHHVASGHFPFLRDPEGFAALLRPLL; via the coding sequence GTGAGCAAGGCTGTCGTGCTCGTGCACGGGGCTTGGCACGGCCCGTCCTGCTGGCAACCGCTGGTGGACGCCCTTGCCGGTGTTGACGTCCGGACCGTGGATCTGCCCAGTTCCGGTACCGACCCCGCGGCGCTGGGCGGGCTGGCCGAGGACGCCGCCGAGATCACGCGGGTGCTCGCCGGCATCGACGGACCCTCGATCGTGGTGGCGCACTCCTACGGCGGCGCGCCCGTCACCCAAGCCGTGGAAGCCGGCAGCGGCGTCGAGCACATCGTCTACGTCAGCGCGTTGCAGCTCGACGCCGGGGAATCCCTGCTCGGCCTGACCGGTGGACAGGTGCCGCCGTACTGGCGGGAACACGACGGATACGTCACCGTCGAGACGGCCGAACAGATCTTCTACGACGACCTGACTCCCGAGCGGACCGCGACCGCGCTGGCCGGGCTCCGGCTGCAGTCGCGGTCGTCACTGGAGCAGCCGGTGACCCGGGCCGCCTGGCGAGAGGTGCCCAGCAGTTATGTCGTGTGCAGCGATGACCGCTCCTTCCCTCCGCAGGCGCAGGAGATGCTGGCTCACCGGGCGGACACCGTGCACCACGTCGCGTCCGGGCATTTTCCCTTCCTGAGGGATCCCGAGGGGTTCGCCGCCCTGCTGCGCCCCCTGCTGTGA
- a CDS encoding helix-turn-helix domain-containing protein produces MADFRVRSRGFSVRDVLFNTLESSTALRTTGRSVAVDDHVRLWIVRRGEWRLGLRNGAEQVVRGGRFTVQAGRLSHFAAAPGSVGQVLVVPSSALGAMTRGQPADGPADTAEVRLLTAHATLVQRTVAGLGPAGIDAARETLVELARAACLGGLDETEPRLGAALADAARRLADRRLTDPDLTPMTLAGELNVSVRTLQRAFAAEGRSASAYIRDQRLEQVHRALASPGRRLALSTIAARWRFADHAHLTRAFRQRFGYTPSDYAASFGAPSTPAVDDLGKTGSRPDH; encoded by the coding sequence GTGGCTGACTTTCGCGTCCGCTCGCGCGGGTTCAGCGTCCGCGACGTCCTGTTCAACACCCTGGAGAGCTCCACGGCCCTGCGGACGACGGGCCGTTCCGTCGCCGTCGACGACCACGTCCGGCTGTGGATCGTGCGCAGGGGCGAGTGGCGGCTCGGGCTCAGGAACGGCGCGGAGCAGGTGGTACGGGGCGGCAGGTTCACGGTGCAGGCCGGCCGGTTGTCGCACTTCGCCGCGGCGCCGGGCTCGGTCGGTCAAGTGCTCGTGGTCCCGTCCTCGGCCCTCGGGGCGATGACGCGGGGCCAGCCGGCGGACGGACCGGCCGACACGGCCGAGGTGCGGCTGCTGACGGCGCACGCCACCCTGGTCCAGCGGACCGTCGCGGGGTTGGGGCCGGCGGGGATCGACGCCGCCCGCGAGACCCTCGTCGAGTTGGCCCGTGCGGCGTGCCTCGGCGGCCTGGACGAGACGGAACCCCGGCTGGGCGCCGCGCTCGCCGACGCGGCGCGCCGGCTCGCCGACAGGCGCCTCACCGATCCCGATCTGACCCCGATGACCCTGGCCGGTGAGCTGAACGTCTCCGTCCGCACGCTTCAGCGGGCCTTCGCCGCGGAGGGCCGATCGGCGAGTGCCTACATCCGTGATCAACGACTGGAGCAGGTCCACCGGGCGCTCGCCTCGCCCGGCCGGCGCCTCGCGCTCTCGACGATCGCCGCACGGTGGCGGTTCGCCGACCACGCACATCTCACCCGCGCGTTCCGGCAGCGTTTCGGGTACACCCCCAGCGACTACGCGGCATCGTTCGGTGCCCCGTCGACACCCGCGGTTGACGATCTCGGCAAGACCGGCAGTCGACCTGACCATTGA
- a CDS encoding ABC transporter substrate-binding protein has translation MRTRLLTAAAAVALLAGCSGGTNAGAGDGTTLTIASVDQGSIEKVVDAFKAANPGVTVNLTTSGADQYQQQIRTQLSSGTAPDVMTVWPGNGNPGATYVIAEPGYLLDLSDQPWAGQLPESFQKVARYEGKTYNAVFGLNGIGAVYNDQALAQSGLTAPGTWTELLTFCRDAAGKGTPAFALGIQDNWVTQIALYALTATTVYGADRDFDTKLAAGRTSFAGSPWTTAMAKYQEMNTAGCFQRDPLGTSYEASQTLAATGKTLGIIQGNWIIGLLKQKNPAGTFTMKALPATDNPAEFVMPAAAGAGYGINAKAKNRDLALKFVTFVMSPAGMKIFNEAQGSLPTLPGAGTAVDPGLAELTTYVADNRTVPFMDQLWPNAKVQQTMLSGLQEVFSGQATADEVLKDMDTDYKAGS, from the coding sequence ATGCGCACACGTCTACTCACGGCGGCCGCCGCCGTGGCCCTGCTGGCCGGCTGTTCCGGCGGCACCAACGCCGGCGCCGGTGACGGCACCACCCTGACCATCGCGTCGGTCGACCAGGGATCGATCGAGAAGGTCGTCGACGCGTTCAAGGCCGCCAACCCCGGCGTCACCGTCAACCTCACCACCAGCGGCGCCGACCAGTACCAGCAGCAGATCCGCACCCAGCTGTCCTCCGGCACCGCACCGGACGTGATGACCGTCTGGCCCGGCAACGGCAACCCCGGCGCCACCTACGTCATCGCCGAGCCCGGCTACCTGCTCGACCTGTCCGACCAGCCGTGGGCCGGGCAGCTGCCGGAGTCGTTCCAGAAGGTCGCCCGGTACGAGGGCAAGACCTACAACGCGGTGTTCGGGCTCAACGGCATCGGCGCCGTCTACAACGACCAGGCACTCGCGCAGTCCGGACTGACGGCGCCGGGCACCTGGACCGAACTGCTCACCTTCTGCCGGGACGCCGCGGGCAAGGGCACCCCGGCGTTCGCGCTCGGCATCCAGGACAACTGGGTCACCCAGATCGCCCTCTACGCGCTGACCGCCACCACCGTCTACGGCGCCGACCGGGACTTCGACACCAAGCTCGCCGCCGGCCGGACCAGCTTCGCCGGCTCGCCGTGGACGACCGCGATGGCGAAGTACCAGGAGATGAACACCGCCGGCTGCTTCCAGAGGGACCCGCTCGGCACCAGCTACGAAGCCAGCCAGACCTTGGCCGCGACCGGGAAGACGCTCGGCATCATCCAGGGCAACTGGATCATCGGCCTGCTCAAGCAGAAGAACCCGGCCGGCACGTTCACCATGAAGGCGCTCCCGGCCACCGACAACCCGGCCGAGTTCGTCATGCCGGCCGCCGCCGGTGCCGGCTACGGCATCAACGCCAAGGCCAAGAACAGGGACCTCGCGCTGAAGTTCGTCACCTTCGTCATGTCGCCGGCGGGCATGAAGATCTTCAACGAGGCGCAGGGCAGCCTGCCGACCCTCCCCGGCGCCGGCACCGCCGTCGACCCCGGGCTCGCCGAACTCACCACCTACGTCGCGGACAACCGCACCGTGCCCTTCATGGACCAGCTGTGGCCCAACGCGAAGGTCCAGCAGACCATGCTCAGCG
- a CDS encoding alpha-L-rhamnosidase: MIVYGLQTEQRTEPLGLGETSPRLSWKLRDARRGAAQSAYRITAAARADDLDTPARLLWDSGRRAGGETLLIDWDGPALRSATRYHWRVEVWDDTGAPAATAQTWFETGLLHREDWTAVWIGRDPVALPPVDPPTDDDLISPGPAEAALYLRHEFRLARRPVRARLHATARGVYEPYLNGERVGDRELAPGWTEYHHRIQYQTYDVTEQLRTGDNTITAVVADGWWSGYVGFDPRRPARHYGAAPGLLAQLVLDFADGSQRVIATGGDWTESDGPVRSADLMMGQYVDARRGVTGNRPVAVLDTAPGPLVAEPDAPIRVVTQLPAVSVDRREPGRFVVDFGQNLVGRIRLRVHGGTAGRRIVVRHAEVLADGEPYTLNLRRAAATDTYVSAGGDGEVFEPQFTVHGFRYAEISGYPGELAPGDVTARVLHSDTPWTGTFDCDDPAVMRLHANIGWGQRGNFVAVPTDCPQRDERLGWLADAQVFAPTATRNADVSAFFARWLRDVVDGQDDDGAFRDVAPIIAFEREGAPAWGDGGVIIPWLLWRTYGDRRTLERCFDAMTAWIDHIHRHNPGLLWQHRTGNSYGDWLQIDADTPRDVLATAYFARSTQIVAEAADVLGRPSARWRQLHAAITRAFQDAFVGDDGSVKGGTQTAYLLAIGFGLLPPALVGDAVAHLAADIENRGNRLTTGFVGVPLLCPVLTDHGRADLAYALLHQREYPSWGYSIRHGATTIWERWDGWTDHGGFQSAAMNSFNHYSLGSVGDWLYGRVAGIDQTAGSVAYSELLLRPTPGGHLTRAHAEQETARGLVACGWSREDDRLTVTVTVPPGCTAELHIPTSDPGGVHEGTVPAAEADGVLRAEPEATGLALRLTSGRYTFTA; encoded by the coding sequence ATGATCGTTTACGGCCTGCAGACGGAACAGCGCACCGAGCCCCTCGGCCTCGGCGAGACCAGCCCCCGGCTGTCCTGGAAGCTGCGCGACGCACGGCGCGGCGCGGCACAGAGCGCCTACCGGATCACCGCGGCCGCACGCGCCGACGACCTGGACACGCCCGCGCGCCTGCTGTGGGACAGCGGTCGCCGGGCCGGCGGCGAGACGCTGCTGATCGACTGGGACGGACCGGCGCTGCGCTCGGCCACCCGCTACCACTGGCGCGTCGAGGTCTGGGACGACACCGGCGCGCCCGCCGCGACCGCGCAGACCTGGTTCGAGACCGGCCTGCTGCACCGCGAGGACTGGACCGCGGTGTGGATCGGCCGCGACCCCGTCGCGCTGCCACCGGTGGACCCGCCGACCGACGACGACCTGATCTCGCCCGGCCCGGCGGAGGCGGCACTGTACCTCCGGCACGAGTTCCGGCTGGCACGGCGACCGGTGCGGGCCCGGCTCCACGCCACCGCCCGGGGCGTCTACGAGCCGTACCTCAACGGCGAGCGCGTCGGCGACCGGGAACTCGCCCCGGGCTGGACCGAGTACCACCACCGCATCCAGTACCAGACCTACGACGTGACAGAGCAGTTGCGCACCGGCGACAACACCATCACCGCCGTCGTCGCCGACGGCTGGTGGAGCGGTTACGTCGGCTTCGACCCGCGCCGCCCGGCCCGCCACTACGGTGCCGCGCCCGGCCTGCTCGCCCAGCTGGTACTGGACTTCGCGGACGGCTCGCAGCGGGTCATCGCCACCGGCGGCGACTGGACCGAGAGCGACGGCCCGGTCCGGTCCGCCGACCTGATGATGGGCCAGTACGTCGACGCCCGCCGCGGCGTGACGGGCAACCGCCCGGTCGCGGTGCTCGACACCGCACCCGGCCCGCTGGTCGCCGAACCGGACGCGCCGATCCGGGTCGTCACACAGCTGCCGGCCGTATCGGTGGACCGGCGCGAGCCGGGCCGGTTCGTCGTCGACTTCGGGCAGAACCTCGTCGGCCGGATCCGGTTGCGCGTCCACGGCGGCACCGCCGGCCGGCGGATCGTGGTGCGGCACGCCGAGGTGCTCGCCGACGGCGAGCCGTACACGCTGAACCTGCGCCGGGCCGCCGCCACCGACACCTACGTCAGCGCCGGCGGCGACGGCGAGGTGTTCGAGCCGCAGTTCACCGTCCACGGCTTCCGGTACGCCGAGATCAGCGGGTACCCCGGCGAGCTGGCACCGGGCGACGTGACCGCGCGGGTCCTGCACAGCGACACCCCCTGGACCGGAACCTTCGACTGCGACGACCCGGCCGTCATGCGGTTGCACGCCAACATCGGCTGGGGGCAGCGCGGCAACTTCGTCGCGGTCCCCACCGACTGCCCGCAACGCGACGAGCGGCTCGGCTGGCTCGCCGACGCGCAGGTGTTCGCACCGACCGCGACCCGCAACGCCGACGTGTCCGCGTTCTTCGCCCGCTGGCTGCGCGACGTCGTCGACGGCCAGGACGACGACGGCGCGTTCCGTGACGTGGCCCCGATCATCGCCTTCGAGCGGGAGGGCGCACCCGCCTGGGGCGACGGCGGGGTGATCATCCCGTGGCTGCTGTGGCGCACCTACGGCGACCGGCGCACCCTGGAACGCTGCTTCGACGCGATGACCGCCTGGATCGACCACATCCACCGGCACAACCCCGGCCTGCTCTGGCAGCACCGCACCGGCAACTCCTACGGTGACTGGCTGCAGATCGACGCCGACACACCTCGCGACGTGCTGGCGACCGCGTACTTCGCGCGCAGCACGCAGATCGTGGCCGAGGCGGCCGACGTGCTCGGCAGACCGTCGGCACGGTGGCGGCAGCTGCACGCCGCGATCACCCGGGCGTTCCAGGACGCGTTCGTCGGTGACGACGGCAGCGTCAAGGGTGGCACCCAGACCGCGTACCTGCTGGCGATCGGGTTCGGCCTGCTCCCGCCGGCCCTGGTCGGCGACGCCGTCGCGCACCTGGCCGCCGACATCGAGAACCGCGGCAACCGGCTGACCACCGGCTTCGTCGGCGTGCCGCTGCTGTGCCCGGTGCTGACCGACCACGGCCGCGCCGACCTCGCCTACGCCCTGCTGCACCAGCGGGAGTACCCGTCGTGGGGGTACTCGATCCGGCACGGCGCCACCACGATCTGGGAGCGCTGGGACGGCTGGACCGACCACGGCGGCTTCCAGTCCGCGGCGATGAACTCGTTCAACCACTACAGCCTGGGCAGCGTCGGTGACTGGCTCTACGGCCGCGTCGCCGGCATCGACCAGACGGCCGGTTCGGTCGCCTACTCCGAGCTGCTGCTGCGTCCCACCCCGGGCGGGCACCTCACCCGCGCGCACGCCGAGCAGGAGACCGCGCGCGGCCTCGTGGCCTGCGGCTGGTCCCGCGAGGACGACCGGCTCACCGTGACCGTCACGGTACCGCCGGGATGCACCGCCGAACTGCACATCCCCACCTCCGACCCCGGCGGCGTGCACGAGGGCACGGTGCCCGCCGCCGAGGCGGACGGGGTGCTCCGGGCCGAACCGGAAGCCACGGGCCTCGCCCTGCGGCTGACGTCCGGCCGTTACACCTTCACCGCCTGA
- a CDS encoding alpha/beta hydrolase fold domain-containing protein, whose translation MSIITENRRIDGPHGEIPVRVYRPGGEAGAGLVWAHGGAFFGGDIDMPESDWVARRLAERGITVVSVDYRLAPVLPAMTGSGDADAARFHYPVASEEVTAAFTWATTAPLRVPGWALGGASAGANLAAGATLRLRDTGRPMPRATLLVYPVLHATLPAMSAELTAKFMTLPDPHAVGPETISRMNLNYVRDPAGLEQPYAFPGGHDLTGMPPTFILNSDIDPLRASGQRFGAELVDAGVDVLVIREPGVRHGHLNEPDNPGALRSLDRMANWLLTPALGGVTGRSAAPGPSAAGVARQ comes from the coding sequence GTGAGCATCATTACCGAGAACCGGCGGATCGACGGCCCGCACGGCGAGATCCCCGTACGTGTCTACCGGCCCGGCGGCGAGGCCGGCGCCGGCCTCGTCTGGGCGCACGGCGGCGCCTTCTTCGGCGGCGACATCGACATGCCGGAAAGCGACTGGGTCGCCCGGAGACTCGCCGAGCGGGGAATCACGGTCGTGAGCGTGGACTACCGCCTCGCACCGGTCCTGCCCGCGATGACCGGCAGCGGTGACGCGGACGCCGCACGCTTCCATTACCCGGTCGCGTCCGAGGAGGTCACCGCGGCGTTCACCTGGGCGACGACAGCACCGCTGCGCGTGCCGGGCTGGGCCCTCGGCGGTGCCAGCGCCGGCGCGAACCTCGCCGCCGGCGCCACACTGCGACTGCGCGACACCGGCCGGCCGATGCCCCGGGCCACGCTGCTGGTCTACCCGGTGCTGCACGCGACGCTGCCGGCGATGTCCGCCGAGCTGACCGCGAAGTTCATGACGCTGCCGGACCCGCACGCGGTGGGCCCGGAGACGATCAGCCGGATGAACCTCAACTACGTACGGGATCCCGCCGGTCTGGAGCAGCCGTACGCGTTCCCCGGCGGCCACGACCTCACCGGCATGCCCCCGACGTTCATCCTCAACTCCGACATCGATCCGCTGCGCGCGTCCGGGCAGCGGTTCGGCGCCGAACTCGTCGACGCCGGCGTCGACGTCCTGGTGATCCGTGAGCCCGGCGTCCGCCACGGCCACCTCAACGAACCGGACAACCCGGGCGCGCTCCGCAGCCTCGACCGGATGGCGAACTGGCTCCTGACACCGGCCCTGGGCGGGGTCACGGGCCGATCCGCGGCGCCCGGGCCGTCAGCGGCCGGCGTTGCGAGGCAGTGA
- a CDS encoding carbohydrate ABC transporter permease yields MLLFAFVVLVPSARGVYYAFTDWDGLDPDFAVIGLDNFTAMADDPDALQAVWHTLVIAVAITVIQNGIGLLLALGVNTMIKSRNVLRALLFAPAVITPIVTAYLWRNLLGPDGAVNSLLGAVGLGAWRQNWLGDPELALWMIVLVVVWQFAGYSMVIFLAGLQSVPKEIYEAAAIDGSGPVRRFWSIIRPLLAPAITINLMLSIIGGIKLFDQVYALTGGGPGHATDTISTLIYKDAFTLGEFGYSIALAVVLTAIVAVASAGQYAVLNRNEKAAS; encoded by the coding sequence ATGCTGCTGTTCGCCTTCGTGGTGCTGGTCCCCAGCGCCCGGGGGGTCTACTACGCCTTCACCGACTGGGACGGCCTCGACCCGGACTTCGCGGTCATCGGGCTGGACAACTTCACCGCCATGGCCGACGACCCGGACGCGCTGCAGGCCGTCTGGCACACGCTGGTCATCGCCGTTGCGATCACCGTCATCCAGAACGGCATCGGGCTGCTGCTGGCGCTCGGCGTCAACACGATGATCAAGAGCCGTAACGTGCTGCGGGCCCTGCTGTTCGCCCCGGCCGTGATCACCCCCATCGTCACCGCCTACCTCTGGCGCAACCTGCTTGGCCCGGACGGCGCGGTCAACAGCCTGCTCGGCGCCGTCGGCCTGGGCGCCTGGCGGCAGAACTGGCTCGGCGACCCGGAACTCGCGCTCTGGATGATCGTCCTGGTCGTGGTCTGGCAGTTCGCCGGCTACTCCATGGTGATCTTCCTGGCCGGGCTGCAGTCGGTGCCGAAGGAGATCTACGAGGCGGCCGCGATCGACGGCAGCGGGCCGGTCCGCCGCTTCTGGTCGATCATCCGCCCGCTGCTGGCACCGGCCATCACGATCAACCTGATGCTGTCGATCATCGGCGGGATCAAACTCTTCGACCAGGTGTACGCGCTCACCGGCGGCGGACCCGGGCATGCCACCGACACCATCTCCACGCTGATCTACAAGGACGCGTTCACGCTCGGCGAGTTCGGTTACAGCATCGCGCTCGCCGTGGTCCTCACCGCGATCGTCGCCGTCGCCTCCGCCGGCCAGTACGCCGTCCTCAACCGCAACGAGAAGGCGGCGTCATGA